GACAAAATAATAACAGGTATACGGTAAAACAAACGGAAAAAAAGGATCCAAGCCATTTTCCGAAACATGTCGTATGGATATTCATTAAATCATTATCTTTTTCTAGCATTTTTAGCATGCAAAATAATACGATATGAGTGGCAATGCCTGCAACAATAAGAGAAATCCAAGCATCATAGCCAGCATTTTTTATAATAACTCGTTGATATCCTAACACGCCCACTCCAATTTGGAGGGCGTGTAATAAAAGAAATGTGAAGTAAGGGGAAACCGTATTCGTTTTATTTTGCTCAGTCATCTTAGCACCTCACTATTCTCCGATACCAGATTGTACAATATTAAATTGAACATCAACATGAACGTCTGCCTCAGGATACATCTTTTGAATTTGTTTTATATTCCATTTCCTTGAGTGGCTACGAATTTCATCTGATATGCCTATTGGATCAATTTCTTTTCTTTGGAATTGCTTTATTAATTGGTTTAAATGATCCTCAAGTGTTTTTTCTACATGTTTTTTAACGTAAGTTATATTTTCTTTCTTCGTTAAATTAAGCCAATCTGGAGCATTTTTTATTAATCCATTTAGTTTTAAGTGAATGCGAACTTTAGGAATGTTGCCAGTTTGTGTTACTTTATAAATGCTTTTTCCAGATAAGTTTTGAGTCGCGATTAATCCTTTATGTTTACCTTTCTGTATTGGAACTTCATACCGTCCATTTTTAGTTGGATTAATAAGCAATTTAAATAAAAAAGATCCTTTTTTATCTGTATACATGACAACTTTATCCTTTTTTAAAAAGGCGAGCCCTTTAATAGAAACAGATTTTTCTTCATCAACTTGAATGTAAGGAAGAAATGTATCACATACAGATGAATAATAATTATATAAAAAAATATTTAAAGCAGTTTGTGGGATTGTTTCATTCTTTATATTTTGTTCGAGTAAATCAGCAAGGTATAATGAACCATTTGTTCTTACTGATTTAAGAAGCTCTTCTGTTGAACCATCTACGATTGCTAATTGTACATCTCGGCCAACGTTAGGATCACGTTGTAAATTGCTAATAATATCACCGATGCCATATTCGCCAAATGATTTTCCAAATAGGATAACACGCATTTGGCCTACAACGACATTATGGGGAGATTTGGCGTTTAGGCGTGAAGAAATTGTTTCAAGAGTGTCTGCGGTAGTTGATTGAGTTTGTGGCTTTGATTGTACGCCTTTCGTATAATCTGGATATAGGATGGTCCCCCGAAATTTTTTGTTTTTCGTTATATCGAATCCACCTACATGAATAATTCTTTGTGTATCCACTATGTACGTTTGTGTACAGCCAGATTGGAGAAGGAAAAAAGCAATTGTAAAGCATAATAAAATAATTCTCATTCTTCTTCACCATCACGTTTTTGTTTCGCTTGATTTGGATTATAGCGCCATTTTGATTTCGGCCTAAGGACAGAAGCGCGTTGTGCAGTTTGACTAAACGGTAAGCGAAGAAAGCCTTCCGCTGTACCTAAACCACGAAATGGATATAAAGGTAATAAATAAGGTGATCCAAGTGATTTTAAGCGAATTAAATGAGCTAATATGAATACAAATCCTACAATAAGTCCTAGACCTCCAAATGCACCAGCTAAAAGAATAAGCGGAAATCGTAGTATCCGGATGGTTGAAGACATTTTTACAGTTGGTGTTGTAAAGGAAGCAAGTGCTGACAAAGCGACTGCGATTAATAAAATGGTACTCGTTAAAGCTGCTTGAACAGAGGCCTGACCAATTACAATCCCGCCAACAATACCAATGGTTTGGCCGACTTTTGTAGGTAAGCGTGCTCCAGCTTCACGAAGTAATTCAATTGTAATTTCTAAAAAAAGTGCTTCTAAAACAGGTGGAAATGGTACGTTAGCTCTCGAAAAAATGATTGGACCTAGTAAATCTGCAGGAATCATTTGATAATGAAACGTTAATACAGCTGTATAAATAGCGGAAGAGAAGAGAGAGAACGCTGCTCCGAAGAAGCGAACAATCCGGAGAAATGAACCCGCTATCCATGGCAAATAATAATCTTCTGGAGAGACAAAAAAATCAAGTAATGTCGTTGGTCCGGCTAATGCGTAAGGTGAACCATCTGTTAAAATGACAACTCCCCCATTAATTAATGCATAAACAGCACGATCTAAGCGTTCTGTCGGTAATAGAACGGGAAATGGAGAGTTACTATTATCGCTAATAAACTGTTCAATCATAGTCGCATCAAAAGGAACGTCAAAGTCAATATCTTGTAGGCGCTGCATCGCAGTGTTAACATGCTGCTCGTTCGTGATACCTTCTATGTATGCAACGAAAACTTTTGTTTTTGAGATAGAGCCAACAATAACTTCTTTAAAAACTAATTGCTCTGTTACAATATTTCGGCGAAGTAAGTGTGTATTTGTATCAATGTTTTCGACGAACCCGATTTTTGGACCGATGACGCTATATTCATTTTCCGTATCATTATATAACCGTGTTCCTAATACTGAACTTTCAGAACGAATGAGTGCATAATCTTCTGCTTGAGAATCGTTTTTCAGCTGTATGAGTACATACCCACCTAATAATTTCTCACGAATATCATCAAGAGAAGGGGAGATGATAATGTCTTCAATCGTGACGATATTAGTTATGTCACTTATATTGTTAATATGTTCCCATTCTCTTTTTAGAGGCGTTAAAATAAAGCGTTTAATGATGAGTGATTCTACTGTAGAGTTATAATAAAACAAACACAATGTTCCATCTTTTACTATGTTATAAGAAACAAAATCACTAGATTCTTTCATCGTGTGAATAAATTCTGGAATGGTACAGGTTGTGCTTTTATTCGCTTTTTTGGATTTTTCAGATGATAAACCAAACATTTTCTCACCCCTTA
The DNA window shown above is from Bacillus clarus and carries:
- a CDS encoding Ger(x)C family spore germination protein gives rise to the protein MRIILLCFTIAFFLLQSGCTQTYIVDTQRIIHVGGFDITKNKKFRGTILYPDYTKGVQSKPQTQSTTADTLETISSRLNAKSPHNVVVGQMRVILFGKSFGEYGIGDIISNLQRDPNVGRDVQLAIVDGSTEELLKSVRTNGSLYLADLLEQNIKNETIPQTALNIFLYNYYSSVCDTFLPYIQVDEEKSVSIKGLAFLKKDKVVMYTDKKGSFLFKLLINPTKNGRYEVPIQKGKHKGLIATQNLSGKSIYKVTQTGNIPKVRIHLKLNGLIKNAPDWLNLTKKENITYVKKHVEKTLEDHLNQLIKQFQRKEIDPIGISDEIRSHSRKWNIKQIQKMYPEADVHVDVQFNIVQSGIGE
- a CDS encoding spore germination protein yields the protein MFGLSSEKSKKANKSTTCTIPEFIHTMKESSDFVSYNIVKDGTLCLFYYNSTVESLIIKRFILTPLKREWEHINNISDITNIVTIEDIIISPSLDDIREKLLGGYVLIQLKNDSQAEDYALIRSESSVLGTRLYNDTENEYSVIGPKIGFVENIDTNTHLLRRNIVTEQLVFKEVIVGSISKTKVFVAYIEGITNEQHVNTAMQRLQDIDFDVPFDATMIEQFISDNSNSPFPVLLPTERLDRAVYALINGGVVILTDGSPYALAGPTTLLDFFVSPEDYYLPWIAGSFLRIVRFFGAAFSLFSSAIYTAVLTFHYQMIPADLLGPIIFSRANVPFPPVLEALFLEITIELLREAGARLPTKVGQTIGIVGGIVIGQASVQAALTSTILLIAVALSALASFTTPTVKMSSTIRILRFPLILLAGAFGGLGLIVGFVFILAHLIRLKSLGSPYLLPLYPFRGLGTAEGFLRLPFSQTAQRASVLRPKSKWRYNPNQAKQKRDGEEE